TCCGTTTGCTGAAACCGAGCGCAGCGATGTTGTTTTTCGCGATCTCTCAGGTGTTGGAACGCCCGTGCTGCGGACCATAGCTGCGGGTTACAAAACGCCGTCGCCAATGATACGGACGTTCATCGATATCCTCCGCCAACAAGCGGCGAAATGAGCTTGGCTTGCCGGCCCGATAGCGCAACCGTCACATGGCCCGCCTGCGCGGCAGCGGCGTTTACAAGATCGCCAGGCCAGAGCCAGCCGCGCCAGAGAGTAGCAGCCGTCAGGCCGGCATCAAAAGAACAGGCTTTACGACGGCGCCGTTCTCCATCGCTTCGATCGCTTTGTTGATGTCTACGAAAGGAAATGTTGTCACGAGCTTTTCAAGTGGCAGTGTCCCATTGCGATAGAAATTGATCATCCGCGGAAGAAGCGACCAGGGAACGGCATCACCTTCTATAACACCCATAATCTTAATCCCCATGGAGAGGGCAACACTGGGATCGAGGTCATAACGGGTTCCCGGACGCGTCGCCGCGACATGGGCCATGACACCCCTTTTTCGAAGGCACGCAATCGCGTTTCGAACTACTGCCGGAACACCAGTGGTGTCCATCGAGTAATGAACGCCCTTATCAGTGAGTTTTATCAACTGCTCCAGAACGTCGGGTGCGCTCCCATCAATCACATGGGTTGCACCAACCCTCTGTGCAGTACACAATCTGCCTTTCTTGATGTCTACCGCGATGATCGTGCTACAGCCCACGATCTTTGCTCCCATAATTGCTGCAAGCCCCACTGCACCGGCGCCAAACACGGCAATAGAGCTTCCGGGAAACGGCTTGAGACAGGTCAGCACCGTCCCGATGCCGGTCTGAATTCCACAGCCGAGAGGCGCGAGTAACTCCAGTGGAAGATCCTTATCCACCTTGACGATGTTTCGTTCAGTGACCAATGCATGAGTTGCAAAGCTGGATTGGGCAAAGAAATTCCCTCCCATTTCAACATCGTCACAACGAATAGCGGAGCCCGCAGAACGGTGTCCCATGAAATTAATCTCACGAAACTGGTCACAGTAAGCTGGGTGTCCTTGGTGACAATTCTCACAACCTCCGCATGAACCGAAGGTCATGAGCACATGATCTCCCACACTGAATTTCGTTACCTCGGCTCCGATTTTTTCGACTACCCCTGCTCCTTCGTGACCTAGGACCCGCGGGAAACTAAGGGGAATATCCTGTCGTTTCACTGCAATATCCGTATGGCAGACACCGCAGGAATGCACTTTGACGAGGATTTCCCCGGCTTGTGGTTCCGCCAGATCGCACACTTCGATCGAGAACGGGGCTTCAATCGATCTTGCGATAGCAGCAGATATCCTCATCTCTCCTCGCGCTCCCAAAGAAATATGTCGGCCGATAAAGCCCAACCGATCACGGACTGCAGTTAGTTCATGTCGGCCCAAATAACGGACTTGGTATTAAAGTGCTCTGCAAGACCTTCAACTCCCATCTCCACTCCCAGCCCACTTTGCTTAACGCCAGCAAATGGCAGCTCCGGCGGAGACAACGCAAATGTATTGATGCTCAGAGATCCAGCTTGGATATGTCTCTGTATGTATCTTGCCGCCGTTGCACTGTTGGTGAACGCATATGAGCCCAGACCGTACTCGACGGCGTTCGCGCGCTCGACGGCGTCTTCCAGATGCTGAAACGGCGTGATGGGGGCGATCGGACCAAAGGGTTCCTTCACCATTAAATCCGCTTCGTTTGGAACGTCCGCTATGATGGTTGGTGACCAGAAATAACCTGCCTGCGTGGGCATGACCGGTTCACCACCACAAATCACTCGCCCACCGCGATCGCGCGCATCGTCGGTCAGCTTCTGCATGGCGGCAACCCGACGCTCGTTTGCCAAAGGCCCCATTTGAATGCCGTCGTTGAGGCCGTTTCCGACCCGCAAAGCGGACGCTCGAGCTGCAAACGCCGCGCCGAAAGCTTTATATGAATCTTGATGGACGATGAAGCGGCTAGGTGCAAAACAGATCTGACCGGCGTTTCTGAACTTTGCTGCTACGCTGAGCTCGGCGACCTTAGTGACATCGACGTCTGGCATAATGATGACTGGGGAATGGCCACCAAGCTCCAATGTAATTTTCTTCATTTCCGTTCCCGCAAGAGCGGCGAGATGCCGGCCAACGGGAACGGATCCAGTGAAGGACACTTTTTTGATCAGCGGATTTTTGATTAATCGTTCGGAGATGTCCGCTGGATTTCCAAAAAGAATGTTCAAAACACCTGGAGGGAGACCGGCCTCGCCGCATATTTTGCCCAATGCAACGAGAGCGCCAGGGGTTTCTTCGGGGGGCTTGATGACGATGGTGCAGCCTGCAGAAAGGGCTGTCGCAATTTTTCGGCTTGCGAGGAGCAGCGGAAAATTCCAGGGCGAAAACGCAGCTACGGGACCGATCGGCTCGCGAAAGACATACTGATCTGCAAATGCAAAGCGCGACGGAACGATGCGGCCATAGACCCGCTTTCCCTCCTCTGCCGACCATTCAAAGATATCCGCCGACGCGAAGACCTCCGCTTCTGCTTCGTGCAACGGTTTCCCTTGGTCGATGGTGAGGACGCGCGCAATTGTCTTCGCATCCCTTCGAAGAAATTCAGCGACGCGCAACAGCACCCGCGCACGTGTCAATGCGGTCTCGGCTCTCCACGCGGTGAAGGCTCGGTCCGCCGCATCCGCGGCCTGATCGACATCCACCAGACTGGCAAGCGGAAGAACTCCTGCAACAACACATGTGGCAGGATTGATAACTGTTTGTTCTTCCCGCCCACCACCTGCAAGCCATTTTCCGTCAATCAGGAGCGCGAGTTGTGGGTACATAATGCTCGCGCTCTCGATTTTCATGACTGACACGAGGGCAAATATACCACGAGGCTTTCAAGGTGGTCAGACGCTTTAATCTGGCAACTCAGTCGGCTATTCGGTCTGCGTTCGGCCGCAACACCGTCAAGCAGCGCGTTCTCTTCTTCCGTAACCGCTGGTAGAGCCGACAATTGCGCGGAATCGACATACACGTGGCATGTCGCGCACATCAAATTGCCTCCGCACTCGGCGACGATGCCGTCGACCCCTTCGTGCAGAGCGCCTTGCATGAC
The Bradyrhizobium sp. KBS0727 genome window above contains:
- a CDS encoding NAD(P)-dependent alcohol dehydrogenase; this translates as MRISAAIARSIEAPFSIEVCDLAEPQAGEILVKVHSCGVCHTDIAVKRQDIPLSFPRVLGHEGAGVVEKIGAEVTKFSVGDHVLMTFGSCGGCENCHQGHPAYCDQFREINFMGHRSAGSAIRCDDVEMGGNFFAQSSFATHALVTERNIVKVDKDLPLELLAPLGCGIQTGIGTVLTCLKPFPGSSIAVFGAGAVGLAAIMGAKIVGCSTIIAVDIKKGRLCTAQRVGATHVIDGSAPDVLEQLIKLTDKGVHYSMDTTGVPAVVRNAIACLRKRGVMAHVAATRPGTRYDLDPSVALSMGIKIMGVIEGDAVPWSLLPRMINFYRNGTLPLEKLVTTFPFVDINKAIEAMENGAVVKPVLLMPA
- a CDS encoding NAD-dependent succinate-semialdehyde dehydrogenase is translated as MKIESASIMYPQLALLIDGKWLAGGGREEQTVINPATCVVAGVLPLASLVDVDQAADAADRAFTAWRAETALTRARVLLRVAEFLRRDAKTIARVLTIDQGKPLHEAEAEVFASADIFEWSAEEGKRVYGRIVPSRFAFADQYVFREPIGPVAAFSPWNFPLLLASRKIATALSAGCTIVIKPPEETPGALVALGKICGEAGLPPGVLNILFGNPADISERLIKNPLIKKVSFTGSVPVGRHLAALAGTEMKKITLELGGHSPVIIMPDVDVTKVAELSVAAKFRNAGQICFAPSRFIVHQDSYKAFGAAFAARASALRVGNGLNDGIQMGPLANERRVAAMQKLTDDARDRGGRVICGGEPVMPTQAGYFWSPTIIADVPNEADLMVKEPFGPIAPITPFQHLEDAVERANAVEYGLGSYAFTNSATAARYIQRHIQAGSLSINTFALSPPELPFAGVKQSGLGVEMGVEGLAEHFNTKSVIWADMN
- a CDS encoding 2Fe-2S iron-sulfur cluster-binding protein, translated to MTSVTYVEPDGRRRETLLQAGMSVMQGALHEGVDGIVAECGGNLMCATCHVYVDSAQLSALPAVTEEENALLDGVAAERRPNSRLSCQIKASDHLESLVVYLPSCQS